In one window of Pseudobdellovibrionaceae bacterium DNA:
- a CDS encoding hydroxymethylglutaryl-CoA lyase, with the protein MGKKIKIVEVGPRDGLQNEKSPLSLTTRYQLVKKLADAGLKNIEVGAFVSPKWVPQMAGSGRLVKKVFDKQKQGQLPKDLNFSALVPNPRGMEDALKTPIKEVAIFGACSESFSRKNINCSIDESFDRFAEVLKMARQNKIRVRGYLSTAFGCPYEGNVSQTRVVKLVSRMLDLGVFEVSLGDTIGVATPKQVNDLLKRLNRAVVLNKIAMHFHDTRGTALANVYASLQFGIRSFDTSVGGLGGCPYAKGASGNQATEDLAYMLEGMGYSTGLDINKLVSMRQWLEKRVGHSLPSHVGQAGLPLGWK; encoded by the coding sequence ATGGGAAAAAAAATAAAAATTGTGGAAGTGGGGCCGCGCGATGGACTCCAAAACGAAAAATCGCCACTCTCATTGACCACTCGATACCAACTAGTAAAAAAATTAGCTGACGCCGGTTTAAAAAACATTGAAGTTGGCGCTTTTGTTTCTCCGAAATGGGTGCCGCAAATGGCTGGTTCAGGTCGGTTGGTAAAAAAAGTATTTGATAAGCAAAAACAGGGTCAACTACCAAAAGATTTAAATTTCAGTGCTCTTGTGCCGAACCCCAGAGGGATGGAGGACGCATTAAAGACACCAATTAAAGAGGTGGCTATTTTTGGCGCTTGCAGTGAGTCGTTCTCGAGAAAAAATATTAACTGTTCCATAGATGAGAGTTTTGATCGTTTCGCAGAGGTGCTGAAAATGGCCCGCCAAAATAAAATTCGAGTGCGAGGGTACTTGAGTACGGCTTTTGGCTGCCCGTATGAAGGTAACGTATCGCAAACCCGGGTGGTTAAGCTCGTTTCTCGAATGCTTGATCTTGGGGTCTTCGAGGTGTCATTAGGCGACACCATTGGTGTTGCAACACCAAAGCAGGTTAATGACCTTTTAAAAAGGTTAAACAGAGCTGTGGTTTTAAATAAAATTGCCATGCATTTTCACGACACTCGTGGGACGGCCCTCGCTAATGTGTATGCGAGTCTACAGTTTGGTATTCGGTCCTTTGACACCAGCGTTGGGGGCCTAGGTGGTTGCCCCTATGCCAAAGGAGCCTCTGGAAATCAGGCCACTGAGGATTTAGCATATATGCTTGAGGGAATGGGGTATTCCACGGGGCTTGATATCAACAAACTTGTAAGCATGCGCCAATGGCTAGAAAAACGGGTGGGTCATAGTTTGCCCTCACACGTGGGCCAGGCGGGTTTACCTCTGGGCTGGAAGTAG
- a CDS encoding methylcrotonoyl-CoA carboxylase, with protein sequence MAVLESRININAPQFKENQSAMKGLLDEYHRLRGKVEKGGGEAYVERHRSRGKLTARDRIAKLIDPGSPFLELSAFAAFGMYKGQAPAAGIVTGVGMVSGQECVIVANDATVKGGTYFPMTVKKHLRAQEIALENGLPCIYLVDSGGAFLPMQDEVFPDRDHFGRIFYNQARMSSLGIAQISAVMGSCTAGGAYVPAMSDENIIVKGNGTIFLGGPPLVKAATGEEVSAEELGGAMTHSKISGVTDHFAEDDEHALEIVRSIVAHLNRKKTISAALQSPEEPIYKSSELYGIIPKDTRQPFDVREVIARIVDGSRFHEFKEYFGETVVTGFAHIFGYPVGIVANNGVLFSESAQKAAHFVELCDQRSIPLIFLQNITGFMVGKKYENEGIAKHGAKMVMAVSTTRVPKFTVIIGGSYGAGNYGMCGRAFQPRQLWMWPNARISVMGGEQAANVLLTVKKDQWAAEGKSFTDQDEAEFKQPVLDKYANESSAYYSSARLWDDGIVDPVDTRKVLALGISASYNRSWGDPVKGVFRF encoded by the coding sequence ATGGCGGTTTTAGAATCACGTATCAATATCAACGCGCCCCAATTCAAAGAAAATCAATCAGCCATGAAGGGGTTGTTGGATGAATATCATCGGCTCCGAGGGAAAGTGGAAAAAGGTGGTGGTGAGGCTTATGTGGAAAGACATCGAAGCCGAGGCAAGCTGACGGCTCGGGACCGAATTGCAAAGCTCATCGACCCAGGGTCGCCATTTTTGGAACTCTCTGCTTTTGCCGCATTTGGTATGTACAAAGGGCAAGCGCCGGCAGCGGGCATTGTCACTGGAGTCGGAATGGTCAGCGGTCAAGAGTGTGTAATAGTGGCCAATGATGCCACGGTTAAGGGCGGCACCTATTTTCCGATGACGGTAAAAAAACATTTAAGGGCCCAAGAGATTGCTCTTGAGAACGGTCTTCCTTGTATTTACCTCGTCGACAGTGGGGGTGCTTTTTTGCCCATGCAAGATGAGGTGTTTCCGGATAGAGATCATTTTGGTCGAATTTTTTATAATCAAGCCCGAATGTCATCTTTGGGGATCGCCCAAATTTCTGCAGTTATGGGAAGTTGTACTGCGGGTGGCGCCTATGTACCAGCTATGAGTGATGAGAACATTATTGTAAAGGGCAATGGGACGATCTTTTTAGGTGGCCCACCCTTGGTTAAGGCAGCCACTGGTGAAGAGGTTTCAGCAGAAGAATTGGGTGGGGCCATGACTCATAGTAAAATAAGTGGCGTCACCGATCATTTTGCAGAAGACGACGAACACGCACTAGAAATTGTTCGCAGTATTGTGGCTCATTTGAATCGAAAAAAAACAATATCGGCGGCTTTGCAAAGTCCCGAGGAGCCGATTTATAAATCTAGCGAACTTTACGGGATCATTCCAAAGGACACGAGGCAACCTTTTGATGTGCGTGAAGTGATTGCTCGAATCGTTGACGGCAGCCGGTTTCATGAATTCAAAGAATATTTTGGCGAGACTGTAGTCACTGGCTTTGCCCACATTTTTGGATATCCAGTGGGTATAGTTGCAAACAATGGAGTGCTTTTTAGTGAAAGTGCTCAAAAAGCGGCACACTTTGTCGAGCTTTGTGATCAACGATCTATCCCACTCATATTTTTGCAGAACATCACTGGTTTTATGGTGGGCAAAAAATATGAAAATGAAGGGATAGCCAAGCATGGCGCAAAAATGGTGATGGCTGTGAGCACCACACGGGTGCCAAAATTCACAGTGATCATTGGTGGCTCTTATGGTGCGGGTAATTACGGTATGTGCGGTCGGGCGTTTCAACCGCGGCAGCTATGGATGTGGCCAAACGCTCGAATATCGGTCATGGGCGGAGAACAGGCCGCGAATGTTTTACTGACAGTTAAAAAAGACCAGTGGGCCGCAGAAGGCAAGAGCTTTACGGATCAAGATGAAGCCGAATTTAAACAGCCCGTTCTTGATAAGTATGCCAATGAGAGTTCGGCTTATTATTCCAGCGCAAGATTATGGGATGATGGCATTGTCGACCCGGTGGACACTCGTAAGGTACTAGCACTGGGGATCAGTGCCAGCTATAACCGTTCGTGGGGAGACCCTGTTAAAGGTGTGTTTCGTTTTTAG
- a CDS encoding methyltransferase domain-containing protein, translating into MNSNFRFIQLDEEGYFHFNGVRVVDTEQGQHLLSQLRQEGLRFVTHSDGYDVIVEAFDEPYVVKQVFKKPGQKWKALMPYQFQIDFDLHTLSVDEWDRFHGVATNGVPFILSNSAQHDFFDQLDEFDDDSITADGERILVGPWLIDCQGDSTPDHAEFWSCKYKQEEKPGWELDAPSPPLVNIVPRLKIPKSRIIVLGCGTGNDASFLASQGHLVTAVDISEEAILRAKAKYPETKLLKYIHDDIFNLGQDHFKQYDVVFEHTCYCAVNPSRRNDLVVLWRKLLRETGHLLGVFFTMEKRTGPPFGGSEWEIRQRITKNKFDALFWERSKQSIPGRMGTELAVYAQLMNPF; encoded by the coding sequence ATGAACTCTAACTTTCGCTTTATCCAGTTGGATGAAGAGGGTTATTTTCACTTCAACGGTGTACGCGTCGTCGATACCGAGCAAGGACAACATCTTCTTAGTCAGCTTCGCCAAGAAGGATTAAGATTTGTAACCCACTCGGATGGGTACGACGTCATTGTCGAAGCCTTTGACGAACCCTATGTCGTCAAACAAGTGTTCAAAAAACCGGGCCAAAAATGGAAAGCCCTAATGCCCTATCAGTTTCAGATCGATTTTGACCTTCATACCCTCAGTGTGGATGAGTGGGATCGGTTTCACGGAGTGGCCACCAACGGCGTGCCCTTTATACTATCAAATTCGGCACAACATGATTTCTTTGATCAATTGGATGAATTTGATGATGACAGCATCACAGCGGATGGCGAGCGGATTCTGGTAGGCCCGTGGCTTATTGATTGCCAAGGCGATTCAACTCCAGACCATGCTGAGTTTTGGAGTTGCAAATATAAACAAGAAGAAAAACCCGGATGGGAGTTGGATGCTCCCAGCCCGCCGCTTGTAAATATTGTGCCCCGATTAAAAATACCCAAAAGTCGAATTATCGTATTGGGGTGTGGGACCGGCAACGATGCTTCTTTTTTGGCGAGCCAAGGTCATCTTGTCACGGCAGTAGATATCAGTGAAGAAGCGATCTTGCGAGCCAAGGCCAAATATCCAGAAACCAAACTGCTCAAGTATATTCACGACGATATTTTTAATTTGGGCCAAGACCATTTTAAACAGTATGACGTAGTGTTTGAACACACCTGCTATTGCGCCGTAAACCCCTCTCGGCGAAATGACCTTGTGGTCCTGTGGCGAAAGCTACTTCGTGAAACAGGCCATCTTCTCGGTGTATTTTTCACCATGGAAAAGCGGACAGGCCCTCCCTTTGGGGGAAGTGAATGGGAAATCCGTCAGCGCATCACAAAGAATAAATTTGATGCTTTATTTTGGGAGCGAAGCAAACAGTCTATTCCGGGACGAATGGGTACAGAATTGGCCGTCTATGCCCAATTGATGAACCCGTTTTGA
- a CDS encoding ATP-grasp domain-containing protein, which produces MSRKIEKVAIANRGEVAVRIIRACQEMGLDTVLLHSEADEKTLAYRLADEVVCIGGAEVSSSYLNIASTIQGARSAAADAIHPGFGFLSENAEFAKACLANRLIFIGPSPQSIELFGDKISAKKLVEQAGGPIIPGYQGEDQSLGRMREEASKIGYPVIVKAAGGGGGRGLRVVERESQLEEAVQSAAREGLAAFGSERLFLEKYLGRAKHVEIQIFGAADGEIFHLYERECSVQRRHQKVIEEAPASLLDFSLRESMAQAAVRIAQAAKYKGAGTVEFLVQDGQFYFLEMNTRLQVEHPVTELVMGVDLVKAQLQTAMDQSLYWMQDELFPRGHSIECRIYAEDAYANGVPSTGVLGSCVWPRGPGRRFEVGFEAGDEVTPYYDSMIAKVVTYDETRARAIEKMRQTLKDTIIFGVKTNIPYLLSILSHPEFVEGSMTTGFIAANFPKGIEAKPISSTDRAIIDEVNEKVAESSSAMMSEGPDAVSPWKYQWSHK; this is translated from the coding sequence ATGTCTCGAAAGATCGAAAAAGTGGCCATTGCCAACCGTGGAGAAGTTGCGGTTCGTATTATCAGAGCTTGTCAAGAAATGGGATTGGATACGGTGCTATTGCACTCTGAGGCCGATGAAAAAACCCTGGCTTATCGTTTGGCGGACGAAGTGGTTTGCATTGGCGGCGCCGAGGTCTCTAGTAGTTATTTGAATATCGCCTCGACCATTCAAGGCGCTCGAAGTGCTGCCGCCGATGCCATTCACCCTGGTTTTGGTTTTTTATCAGAAAATGCGGAATTTGCAAAAGCGTGCTTGGCCAACCGATTGATCTTCATTGGTCCAAGCCCTCAATCCATTGAGCTTTTTGGCGATAAAATTTCAGCCAAAAAATTAGTGGAGCAAGCAGGAGGCCCGATCATTCCAGGTTACCAGGGCGAAGATCAATCCCTGGGCCGCATGCGTGAAGAAGCTAGTAAAATAGGCTATCCCGTGATTGTGAAGGCGGCTGGTGGAGGCGGTGGTCGAGGCTTGAGGGTTGTAGAGCGTGAATCCCAGCTTGAAGAGGCCGTTCAATCTGCGGCGAGAGAGGGCCTTGCCGCCTTCGGCTCGGAGCGATTGTTTCTTGAAAAGTATTTGGGTCGGGCAAAACATGTGGAAATACAAATTTTCGGGGCCGCTGATGGAGAGATTTTTCACTTATATGAACGAGAATGCTCCGTGCAAAGGCGTCATCAAAAAGTTATTGAAGAGGCGCCAGCATCTCTGTTGGATTTTTCATTGAGGGAAAGTATGGCGCAAGCGGCTGTGCGAATAGCACAGGCCGCGAAGTACAAGGGTGCTGGTACCGTTGAGTTTTTAGTGCAAGATGGGCAGTTTTATTTTCTTGAAATGAACACTCGTTTACAGGTGGAACATCCGGTCACTGAGTTGGTCATGGGCGTTGATTTGGTAAAGGCCCAGCTTCAGACAGCTATGGATCAGAGTCTCTATTGGATGCAGGATGAACTGTTCCCGCGGGGACATTCTATTGAATGTCGGATTTACGCTGAAGACGCTTATGCTAATGGTGTTCCCAGCACGGGGGTGCTTGGTAGCTGCGTTTGGCCCCGAGGTCCTGGGCGTCGATTTGAAGTGGGTTTTGAGGCCGGGGATGAAGTGACTCCCTACTATGATTCGATGATTGCCAAAGTTGTGACCTATGATGAAACCCGTGCTCGCGCCATAGAAAAAATGCGACAGACCTTAAAAGATACAATTATTTTTGGCGTGAAAACCAACATTCCGTATTTATTGTCAATTTTGAGTCATCCAGAATTTGTTGAGGGATCAATGACTACAGGCTTTATAGCCGCTAATTTTCCAAAAGGCATAGAGGCAAAGCCTATTTCATCCACAGATAGGGCAATCATCGATGAAGTGAATGAAAAAGTGGCCGAGTCAAGTTCAGCTATGATGAGCGAAGGACCAGACGCGGTAAGCCCGTGGAAGTATCAGTGGAGCCATAAATGA
- a CDS encoding enoyl-CoA hydratase/isomerase family protein: MKNILVNDKGSVRFIEMNRPDFRNAFHPEMIAELTTVFKAVKEDTTIRAVVLSGAGKSFSAGADLTYMKSMAQFSEEQNIQDSRQLFAMFSEAFSCPVPVFGRVHGHVMGGAMGLISICDVVVAEASTQFAFSEVKLGLVPAVISPFVLSKASLSLASQWMLTGQIFTVTEAQQMGLVHYVGAENKIEEHLQKCIDSVLAAGPEAMKETKRLIRKVWQQSLAVTSPIAEEAIKVIAHRRVSAEGQEGLQSFFQKRKPAWCESIKE; this comes from the coding sequence GTGAAAAACATATTGGTGAATGATAAGGGTTCCGTTCGATTTATAGAAATGAATCGTCCCGACTTCAGAAATGCCTTTCATCCAGAAATGATAGCTGAGCTAACTACGGTTTTTAAAGCGGTTAAAGAAGACACGACGATACGAGCTGTGGTGTTGTCTGGGGCAGGAAAGAGCTTTTCTGCGGGGGCAGACCTTACCTATATGAAATCGATGGCCCAGTTCAGCGAAGAGCAGAATATTCAAGATTCTAGGCAGTTGTTTGCGATGTTTAGCGAGGCATTTAGTTGTCCAGTTCCCGTTTTTGGACGAGTACATGGGCACGTGATGGGTGGTGCCATGGGGTTAATTTCTATTTGTGACGTTGTCGTGGCTGAAGCGTCAACCCAGTTTGCATTCAGCGAAGTCAAATTAGGGCTCGTCCCCGCGGTGATTAGCCCCTTTGTGTTGTCAAAAGCCTCATTGAGTTTGGCTTCACAGTGGATGTTAACGGGGCAAATTTTTACAGTAACTGAAGCTCAACAAATGGGTTTGGTTCATTACGTTGGTGCAGAAAATAAAATAGAAGAACACCTTCAAAAGTGTATAGATTCTGTATTGGCAGCGGGCCCTGAAGCGATGAAAGAGACGAAGAGGCTCATACGCAAGGTTTGGCAGCAGTCACTTGCTGTAACAAGCCCCATTGCGGAAGAGGCCATCAAGGTCATTGCCCATAGGCGAGTGAGTGCAGAGGGGCAAGAGGGGCTTCAGTCATTTTTTCAAAAACGAAAGCCAGCTTGGTGTGAAAGTATAAAAGAGTAG
- a CDS encoding ribonuclease HI family protein, which translates to MNNKNLSMGNATNWPDEVVIHTDGASRGNPGDASLGLTVLDAEGETLFEYAEALGTQTNNYAEYSAVLKALELASENHVKLLHLRSDSQLLIRQLTGEYKVKSEGLKPLFLACRDVARTIPKVNFEHVRREQNARADKLANMVLDEIF; encoded by the coding sequence ATGAACAACAAAAATCTCTCTATGGGAAATGCGACCAATTGGCCCGATGAAGTGGTCATTCACACAGATGGTGCCAGTCGAGGTAATCCTGGCGACGCCTCACTCGGGTTAACTGTTTTAGATGCCGAGGGTGAAACATTGTTTGAATACGCTGAGGCATTGGGCACTCAAACCAATAATTATGCCGAATATTCAGCCGTGTTAAAGGCTTTGGAGTTGGCCTCAGAAAATCATGTCAAATTGTTGCACCTGCGTAGTGATAGCCAGCTTTTGATTCGTCAGCTCACGGGCGAATACAAGGTCAAATCAGAAGGATTGAAGCCACTTTTTTTGGCGTGTCGTGACGTTGCTAGAACCATTCCAAAGGTGAACTTTGAGCATGTTCGTCGGGAGCAAAATGCTCGAGCTGATAAGTTGGCCAACATGGTTTTGGATGAAATATTTTAA